In Parus major isolate Abel chromosome 1, Parus_major1.1, whole genome shotgun sequence, the following proteins share a genomic window:
- the LOC107199699 gene encoding olfactory receptor 51G2-like, producing the protein MERDSPTPWEFNGSFHQPAAFLMMGIPGLEALHPWVSIPFCALYLTALLGNCVILFIIRRTPSLHEPMYYFLSMLAVTDLGLALCTLPTTLGLFWFNVRRIGFDACLTQMYFIHILSFIESSVLLAMAFDRFVAISHPLRHAAILTKSTVLKIGLAIVLRGTVSLLPVPFLLRRLTYCGRTELSHSFCFHPDIMNLACADIKVNVFYGMIILLSTVGMDFIFIVLSYILIIRTVVSLTTKEECLKALNTCVSHICAVLVFFIPMIGLSMIHRFGKDVPPLVNTAVAYTYLTIPPALNPVIYSVKSSHIREALLRALRRKRGADC; encoded by the coding sequence ATGGAGCGGGACTCGCCCACCCCGTGGGAATTCAATGGCTCCTTCCACCAGCCTGCAGCTTTCCTCATGATGGGCATCCCGGGCCTGGAAGCCCTTCACCCCTGGGTCTCCATCCCTTTCTGTGCCCTCTACCTCACCGCTCTCCTGGGCAACTGCGTGATCCTGTTCATCATCAGGAGGACCCCAAGTCTCCACGAGCCCATGTACTATTTCCTGTCCATGCTGGCCGTCACTGACCTGGGCTTGGCCCTCTGCACCCTGCCCACCACCCTGGGCCTCTTCTGGTTCAACGTGCGCAGGATCGGCTTCGACGCCTGCCTCACCCAGATGTATTTCATCCACATCCTGTCCTTCATCGAGTCCTCCGTGCTGCTGGCCATGGCCTTTGACCGCTTCGTCGCCATCTCCCACCCCCTGAGACACGCGGCCATCCTGACCAAGAGCACGGTGCTGAAGATTGGCCTGGCCATTGTGCTGAGGGGGACGGTGTCGCTGCTGCCCGTCCCCTTCCTGCTCAGGAGGCTGACCTACTGCGGCAGGACGGAGCTGTCCCACTCCTTCTGCTTCCACCCCGACATCATGAACCTGGCGTGCGCAGACATAAAGGTCAACGTCTTCTACGGGATGATCATTCTCTTATCCACCGTGGGGATGGACTTCATCTTCATCGTGCTGTCCTACATCCTCATCATCAGAACCGTCGTCAGCCTCACCACCAAGGAGGAGTGTCTGAAGGCTCTGAACACCTGCGTCTCCCACATCTGCGCCGTGCTCGTGTTCTTCATCCCCATGATCGGCCTGTCCATGATCCATCGCTTTGGGAAGGACGTTCCCCCCCTCGTTAACACCGCGGTGGCCTACACCTACCTCACCATTCCCCCCGCTCTCAACCCCGTCATCTACAGCGTGAAATCCTCCCACATCCGCGAGGCCTTGCTCAGGGCCCTGCGCAGGAAACGCGGGGCTGACTGCTAG
- the LOC107199744 gene encoding hemoglobin subunit beta-like encodes MVDWTAEEKQLITGLWAKVNVAECGAEALARLLIVYPWTQRFFSNFGNLSCPTAILGNPMVRAHGKKVLTSFGEAIKNLDSIKKCFAQLSKLHCDKLHVDPENFRLLGDILIIVLAANYGKDFSPACQAAWQKVVRVVAHALAHEYH; translated from the exons ATGGTGGACTGGACAGCCGAGGAGAAGCAGCTCATCACCGGCCTCTGGGCCAAGGTCAATGTGGCCGAGTGCGGCGCCGAGGCCCTGGCCAG gctgctgatCGTCTACCCCTGGACCCAGAGGTTCTTCTCTAACTTCGGGAACCTGTCCTGCCCCACGGCCATCCTTGGTAACCCCATGGTCCGTGCCCACGGCAAGAAGGTGCTCACCTCCTTCGGGGAGGCCATCAAGAACCTGGACAGCATCAAGAAATGCTTTGCTCAGCTGAGCAAACTCCACTGCGACAAGCTGCACGTGGACCCCGAGAACTTCAGG ctcctgggtGACATCCTCATCATCGTCCTGGCTGCCAACTACGGCAAGGACTTCTCCCCCGCCTGCCAGGCCGCCTGGCAGAAGGTGGTCCGTGTGGTGGCCCACGCGCTGGCCCACGAGTACCACTGA
- the LOC107199723 gene encoding hemoglobin subunit epsilon, whose product MTQLSAVTTARPAPGGDPRPAQPMALLEGPGSAGTGDKNPAGSGLSSRLCVQPSKASTMVHWSAEEKQLITSVWAKLSVEECGAEALARLLIVYPWTQRFFSNFGNLSSPTAILGNPKVRAHGKKVLTSFGEAIKNLDNLKGTFSKLSELHCDKLHVDPENFRLLGDILVIVLATHLAKDFTPACQATWQKLVGVVAHALAHKYH is encoded by the exons ATGACACAGCTCAGTGCAGTGACCACTGCCCGGCCAGCCCCCGGCGGGGACCCCCGCCCAGCCCAGCCAATGGCCCTGCTGGAGGGGCCGGGCAGCGCCGGGACAGGGGATAAAAACCCAGCAGGGTCTGGgctcagctccaggctctgtgtCCAGCCCAGCAAAGCCAGCACCATGGTGCACTGGTCAGCCGAGGAGAAGCAGCTCATCACCAGCGTCTGGGCCAAGCTCAGCGTGGAGGAGTGCGGTGCCGAGGCTCTGGCCAG gctgctgatCGTCTACCCCTGGACCCAGAGGTTCTTCTCTAACTTCGGGAACCTGTCCAGCCCCACGGCCATCCTTGGTAACCCCAAAGTCCGTGCCCACGGCAAGAAGGTGCTCACCTCCTTCGGGGAGGCCATCAAGAACCTGGACAACCTCAAGGGCACCTTCTCCAAGCTGTCTGAGCTGCACTGCGACAAGCTGCACGTGGACCCCGAGAACTTCAGG CTCCTGGGGGACATCCTGGTCATCGTCCTGGCCACACACCTCGCCAAGGACTTCACCCCCGCCTGCCAGGCCACGTGGCAGAAGCTGGTCGGGGTGGTGGCCCATGCCCTGGCCCACAAGTACCACTAA
- the LOC107199704 gene encoding olfactory receptor 51E2-like — protein MPFSNSSDLSPSFILASIPGLEAAQSWMAIPLCSAYILALAGNCAVLLVVRAEPSLHAPMYFFLCMLAAIDLALATATVPRVLSFYWFDSREISFAACLLQMFLIHTLSAVESTVLLAMAVDRYVAICHPLRHAAVLTNGATAKIGLLALARGVLFFLPLPLLLLPLPFCGPRLLSHSFCLHQDVMNLACANTTPSVVYGLTAILLVMGLDAVLICLSYILILRAVLRLAAWRERLKVFSTCIAHVCAVLAFYVPLIGLSVVHRFGKDLAPLVHIIMGNIYILVPAVLNPIIYGVRTKQIQRRILSLIHVTGRAPR, from the coding sequence ATGCCCTTCTCCAACAGCTCTGACCTCAGCCCGTCCTTCATCCTGGCCAGCATCCCGGGCCTGGAGGCGGCGCAGTCCTGGATGGCCATCCCGCTGTGCTCGGCCTACATCCTGGCGCTGGCGGGGAACTGCGCCGTGCTGCTGGTGGTGCGCGCCGAGCCCAGCCTGCACGCGCCCATGTACTTCTTCCTCTGCATGCTGGCCGCCATCGACCTGGCCCTGGCCACGGCCACCGTGCCCCGCGTCCTCTCCTTCTACTGGTTCGACAGCAGGGAGATCAGCTTCGCCGCCTGCCTGCTCCAGATGTTCCTCATCCACACGCTCTCGGCCGTCGAGTCCACCGTGCTGCTGGCCATGGCCGTGGATCGCTACGTGGCCATCTGCCACCCGCTGCGCCACGCTGCCGTCCTCACCAACGGCGCCACGGCCAAGATcgggctgctggccctggccagAGGGGTGCTCTTCTTCCTgcccctgcctctgctcctgctgcccctccccTTCTGCGGCCCCCGCCTGCTGTCCCACTCCTTCTGCCTGCACCAGGACGTGATGAACCTGGCCTGCGCCAACACCACCCCCAGCGTGGTGTACGGGCTCACCGCCATCCTGCTGGTCATGGGGCTGGACGCCGTCCTCATCTGCCTCTCCTACATCCTCATCCTCAGGGCCGTCCTGCGCCTCGCGGCCTGGAGGGAGCGGCTGAAGGTGTTCAGCACCTGCATTGCCCACGTCTGCGCGGTGCTGGCCTTCTACGTGCCCCTGATCGGGCTCTCTGTGGTGCACAGGTTTGGGAAGGACCTGGCCCCACTGGTGCACATCATCATGGGCAACATCTACATCCTGGTGCCCGCTGTGCTCAACCCCATCATCTACGGGGTGAGGACCAAGCAGATCCAGAGGAGGATCCTGAGTTTGATTCACGTCACCGGCAGAGCTCCGCGGTGA
- the LOC107199739 gene encoding hemoglobin subunit beta, with the protein MVQWTAEEKQLITGLWGKVNVAECGGEALARLLIVYPWTQRFFASFGNLSSATAILGNPKVQAHGKKVLTSFGDAVKNLDSIKNTFSQLSELHCDKLHVDPENFRLLGDILIIVLAAHFGKDFTPDCQAAWQKLVRVVAHALARKYH; encoded by the exons ATGGTGCAGTGGACAGCCGAGGAGAAGCAGCTCATCACCGGCCTCTGGGGGAAGGTCAATGTCGCCGAGTGCGGCGGCGAGGCCCTGGCCAG gctgctgatCGTCTACCCCTGGACCCAGAGGTTCTTCGCCTCCTTCGGGAACCTGTCCAGCGCCACCGCCATCCTTGGTAACCCCAAGGTGCAGGCCCACGGCAAGAAGGTGCTCACCTCCTTCGGGGATGCCGTCAAGAACCTGGACAGCATCAAGAACACCTTCTCCCAGCTGTCCGAGCTGCACTGCGACAAGCTGCACGTGGACCCCGAGAACTTCAGG ctcctgggtgACATCCTGATCATCGTCCTGGCCGCCCACTTCGGCAAGGATTTCACTCCCGACTGCCAGGCCGCCTGGCAGAAGCTGGTGCGCGTGGTTGCCCACGCTCTGGCCCGCAAATACCACTGA